One genomic region from Streptomyces sp. NBC_01304 encodes:
- a CDS encoding tetratricopeptide repeat protein yields the protein MAAPNDSLLSLIREAGWTYEALARRVNEGARQRALDTTYDRTAVAHWVRGSRPRRPVPDLLCELFTQRLGRLVEPVHLGLADARPPALEGAASLLAAIPGLEPNSMQSGGSSHTRVPEQRGRPGQTVPASRAQVWRGAERFFVQQTRALGGRHTEPVLSAYLRSTFGLADGALRTEAEARVGLVHAARTAVLLAGSYTDACRTREAQDALIAAEALADYAQDRSVQAIALRQLSENALQQGGTARAAAYLHRALEVSDRTPGPVRAYVATQAARVCAARAERRQALEWLQTAFRLLPQHSEGEDPFAVYPAAALHYQQAAVLLRLGEPREAHAALTASFDERPTQEARSILFTLLARGWLHHAEGRRAEAAESADAAEEMNATIASTRAARDIARIRSAQHP from the coding sequence ATGGCCGCGCCCAACGACTCTCTGCTGAGCCTGATCCGTGAAGCGGGCTGGACGTATGAAGCCCTGGCACGTCGCGTCAACGAGGGCGCCCGGCAGCGCGCGCTGGACACCACGTACGACCGTACGGCGGTGGCGCACTGGGTCCGCGGCTCTCGGCCCCGCCGCCCCGTCCCGGACCTGCTCTGCGAACTCTTCACCCAACGCCTCGGGCGGTTGGTCGAGCCGGTGCACCTGGGGCTGGCCGATGCGCGGCCCCCAGCACTCGAAGGCGCGGCATCGCTGCTCGCCGCCATCCCCGGTCTCGAGCCGAACAGCATGCAAAGCGGGGGCTCCTCCCATACCCGCGTACCCGAACAGCGTGGACGCCCGGGACAGACCGTGCCGGCCTCGCGGGCGCAGGTGTGGCGCGGCGCCGAGCGGTTCTTCGTGCAGCAGACGAGGGCGCTCGGCGGAAGACACACCGAGCCGGTGCTGTCGGCCTACCTGCGCTCCACGTTCGGCCTCGCGGACGGAGCGCTGCGTACGGAGGCGGAGGCACGCGTGGGACTGGTCCATGCCGCGCGCACCGCCGTGCTCCTGGCCGGCAGCTACACCGACGCCTGCCGCACCCGGGAGGCGCAGGACGCCTTGATCGCCGCCGAGGCGCTGGCCGACTACGCGCAGGACCGCTCCGTCCAAGCCATCGCGCTGCGGCAGTTGAGCGAGAACGCCCTGCAACAGGGCGGGACGGCGCGCGCGGCGGCCTATCTCCACCGCGCCCTGGAAGTCTCCGACCGCACCCCCGGCCCGGTACGCGCGTACGTCGCCACGCAGGCCGCCCGAGTATGTGCGGCCCGCGCCGAGCGGCGCCAGGCCCTGGAGTGGTTGCAGACCGCGTTCCGGCTGCTGCCCCAGCACAGCGAGGGCGAGGATCCCTTCGCCGTCTACCCGGCGGCCGCCCTGCACTACCAGCAGGCTGCCGTCCTGCTCCGCCTCGGCGAACCGCGCGAGGCCCATGCCGCGCTCACCGCCTCGTTCGACGAGCGGCCGACCCAGGAAGCACGATCGATCCTGTTCACCCTGCTCGCCAGGGGCTGGCTGCATCACGCCGAGGGGCGCCGGGCAGAAGCCGCCGAGAGCGCGGACGCCGCCGAGGAAATGAACGCCACCATCGCTTCGACAAGAGCGGCCCGCGACATTGCACGGATCCGCTCCGCCCAACACCCATGA
- a CDS encoding RidA family protein — translation MERTAVNPWTWSVEMGFNQGEIVSGHTRTLYCSGQTAMSDEGKPQHAGDMAAQLALSIDNLEAVLGEAGMSLANLVRLNVHTTDVDLLFQHYGVLASRLGAAAVAPATTMLGVTRLAVPDLMVELEGTAVA, via the coding sequence ATGGAGCGAACAGCGGTCAACCCGTGGACCTGGTCCGTGGAGATGGGATTCAACCAGGGGGAGATCGTCTCCGGGCACACCCGGACCCTGTACTGCTCGGGGCAGACCGCGATGAGCGACGAGGGCAAGCCCCAGCATGCCGGTGACATGGCGGCGCAGTTGGCGCTGAGCATCGACAACCTGGAGGCCGTCCTCGGCGAGGCAGGCATGTCCCTCGCGAACCTGGTCCGCCTCAATGTCCACACCACCGACGTGGATCTGCTCTTCCAGCACTACGGCGTACTGGCGTCGCGGTTGGGCGCGGCCGCGGTGGCGCCTGCCACGACGATGCTCGGGGTGACACGGCTGGCGGTCCCCGACCTGATGGTCGAGCTCGAAGGCACCGCTGTCGCGTAG
- a CDS encoding beta-ketoacyl-[acyl-carrier-protein] synthase family protein produces the protein MTASRRAVAITGLGLITPAGVGREETWTGVLRGESTAAHDPLLKELPVDFSCRIPTMTPQQGRIGGGKAWRMGRFSQLAVLAAREAVADAGLDPTSWDGGRVAVVIGSGLAGAAHLEEQTLRLQSGPDLVSPVLIPMLISNMAAGEVLLDLGARGPSLATETACASGASALAVARDLLLSGACDIAVAGGTEAAISPAVTAGFQRMGALSTRTADPAAASRPFAADRDGFVISEGAAILVLERAEDAHARGRRGYAHLAGVGLSSDAHHPTAPAPGGTVAEVALRAAIHEAGLTPADVDHVNSHGTSTPLNDQTEGELIARVLPHRPTVTSAKGVLGHSLGAAGAIEAALTALSIHHATVPPIANLTADTLAFPLDCVLDRPRRQAVRAAASHSFGFGGHNVVLVLCAA, from the coding sequence GTGACGGCTTCTCGCCGCGCGGTCGCCATCACCGGTCTGGGGCTCATCACCCCGGCCGGTGTCGGTCGCGAGGAAACCTGGACCGGCGTACTGCGCGGCGAGTCCACGGCAGCCCACGACCCCCTGCTCAAAGAGCTTCCCGTCGACTTCTCCTGCCGCATTCCCACGATGACGCCGCAACAGGGCCGGATCGGCGGCGGCAAGGCGTGGCGGATGGGACGGTTCTCCCAGCTCGCCGTGCTCGCCGCGCGCGAGGCCGTCGCCGACGCCGGTCTCGACCCGACGAGCTGGGACGGCGGCCGCGTGGCGGTCGTCATCGGCTCCGGGCTGGCCGGCGCCGCCCATCTGGAGGAACAGACGCTGCGCCTGCAGTCCGGCCCCGACCTCGTCTCCCCCGTCCTGATCCCGATGCTGATCTCCAACATGGCCGCCGGTGAGGTCCTCCTCGACCTGGGTGCGCGCGGCCCGTCCCTCGCGACGGAGACCGCGTGCGCCTCGGGGGCCAGCGCCCTGGCGGTCGCCCGTGACCTGCTGCTCTCCGGCGCCTGCGACATCGCGGTGGCCGGCGGCACCGAGGCGGCGATCAGCCCCGCGGTCACCGCCGGGTTCCAACGCATGGGCGCCCTGTCTACGCGTACCGCGGACCCTGCGGCCGCCTCCCGGCCGTTCGCCGCCGACCGCGACGGCTTCGTCATCTCCGAGGGCGCGGCCATCCTCGTGCTGGAGCGGGCCGAGGACGCGCACGCCCGTGGCCGACGAGGTTACGCCCACCTTGCGGGCGTCGGCCTCAGCTCGGACGCCCACCACCCCACCGCTCCCGCCCCCGGCGGCACCGTGGCGGAGGTGGCGCTGCGCGCGGCGATCCACGAGGCCGGTCTCACGCCCGCGGACGTCGACCACGTGAACTCCCATGGCACATCGACCCCGTTGAACGATCAGACCGAGGGCGAGCTCATCGCACGGGTCCTGCCCCACCGGCCCACGGTGACCTCCGCCAAGGGCGTGCTCGGGCACAGTCTCGGTGCGGCCGGCGCCATCGAGGCGGCCCTGACGGCCCTGTCGATCCACCACGCCACCGTCCCGCCCATCGCCAACCTCACCGCGGACACGCTCGCGTTCCCCCTGGACTGCGTGCTGGACCGGCCTCGGCGGCAGGCCG
- a CDS encoding helix-turn-helix transcriptional regulator, with protein MRADRLVSLVLLLRRHGRLTAPALARELEVSTRTVLRDIEALSAAGVPVYAERGRHGGFALLPGFQTELTGLNHDEALALLVAASRRGAQVFGLGSALASAMLKVVDALPESYRSTANDAAQRWLIDPETDLLSRPLLAEEVPDAVMTEVRRAVLAGHKLRIRYAAVDQAPKWRTVDPIGLVAVRDQAYLLAKRSGADRTYKLSRVSAAEELPEPAQRPEQVDLDRTWQERSTRFRTGGDQVTVLVRMNPARREELVRTALAILAEEADADGWLRLEVTFQDARHAEWALWQLATSAEALAPQWLRASLRERAAEIAGWYGEPS; from the coding sequence ATGCGCGCCGACCGACTGGTCTCCCTGGTGCTGTTGCTGCGTCGGCACGGCCGGTTGACCGCGCCCGCGCTGGCCCGCGAGCTCGAGGTGTCCACGCGCACCGTGCTGCGCGACATCGAGGCGCTGTCCGCGGCCGGCGTCCCGGTCTACGCCGAGCGCGGTCGGCACGGCGGTTTCGCGCTGTTGCCCGGATTCCAGACCGAGCTCACCGGGCTGAACCACGACGAGGCGCTTGCCCTGCTGGTCGCAGCATCACGGCGCGGCGCGCAGGTGTTCGGCCTCGGTTCGGCGCTCGCCTCGGCCATGCTCAAGGTGGTCGACGCGCTGCCCGAGAGCTATCGGAGCACCGCGAACGACGCGGCCCAGCGATGGCTGATCGACCCGGAGACCGACCTCCTCTCACGCCCACTGCTCGCCGAGGAGGTGCCCGACGCCGTCATGACCGAGGTCCGGCGCGCGGTGCTCGCCGGACACAAGCTGCGTATCCGGTACGCGGCCGTGGACCAGGCCCCGAAGTGGCGCACGGTGGACCCGATCGGCCTGGTCGCCGTGCGCGACCAGGCCTACTTGTTGGCCAAGCGGTCCGGCGCGGACCGCACCTACAAGCTGTCCCGGGTGTCGGCCGCCGAGGAACTCCCCGAACCCGCACAGCGACCGGAGCAGGTCGACCTTGACCGGACCTGGCAGGAGCGCAGCACGCGGTTCCGGACCGGCGGCGACCAGGTCACCGTGCTGGTACGGATGAACCCGGCGCGACGGGAGGAGCTGGTGCGCACCGCGCTGGCCATCCTCGCCGAAGAGGCCGACGCGGATGGCTGGTTGCGGCTGGAGGTCACCTTCCAGGATGCGCGTCACGCCGAGTGGGCGCTGTGGCAGCTCGCCACGAGCGCGGAAGCCCTGGCCCCGCAGTGGTTGCGCGCCTCCCTGCGCGAGCGCGCCGCCGAGATCGCCGGCTGGTACGGAGAGCCGTCCTGA
- a CDS encoding phosphopantetheine-binding protein has protein sequence MSAIDSAIHSVLTGKFEVAQDHIRPEATLESLDLDSLALAELALALQEELGVEVHEHEATKSTTVGELTATLAAKRTAAGVL, from the coding sequence ATGTCTGCGATCGACAGCGCGATCCACTCCGTACTGACCGGAAAGTTCGAGGTCGCACAGGACCACATCCGGCCCGAGGCCACACTGGAAAGCCTCGACCTCGACTCGCTCGCCCTGGCCGAACTCGCCCTGGCCCTGCAGGAGGAGCTGGGCGTGGAGGTGCACGAGCACGAGGCGACGAAGAGCACCACGGTCGGCGAACTCACCGCCACCCTGGCCGCCAAGCGCACCGCGGCAGGGGTGCTGTGA
- a CDS encoding beta-ketoacyl-ACP synthase 3, with protein sequence MLPLGSGPAGQRAAVLEGLAGMVPPRAVTNDELPPGWGTDDAWVRRRTGIGTRHWVAPGVSTGDLAVEAAQRALDSAALDPAAAAPIDAVIVATSTPDRPMPAMAPQLAHRLGLGEVAAWDVAAACSGFVYALATAAGVIGAGIAHRVLVVAAEVYSTLIAPDDRSAGVVFADGAGAVLLRRGEHGEPGSVLGFDLGSDGSGHELIEVPGGGALARSAPHRYTRADLHFRMRGRDVFQHAVTRMTLSSQLLLKNVGWSVDDVDRFVAHQANARILSAVGERIPVPADRHVANIDKVGNTGAASIPLALADAAASGRLRAGDRVLLTSFGAGLTWGSAALLWPDLGPVPPVDHADGPPRSA encoded by the coding sequence ATGCTCCCTCTCGGATCCGGCCCGGCCGGGCAGCGGGCAGCCGTGCTCGAAGGTCTCGCCGGGATGGTGCCGCCGCGCGCGGTCACCAACGACGAGCTGCCGCCCGGCTGGGGCACCGACGACGCATGGGTACGCCGGCGCACCGGCATCGGGACACGGCATTGGGTCGCCCCGGGGGTCTCGACCGGGGACCTGGCCGTCGAGGCCGCACAACGCGCCCTCGACTCGGCAGCACTCGACCCGGCAGCCGCCGCGCCGATCGACGCGGTCATCGTGGCCACGTCGACTCCGGACCGGCCGATGCCCGCCATGGCACCGCAGCTGGCGCACCGGCTCGGGCTCGGCGAGGTGGCGGCGTGGGACGTCGCCGCCGCGTGCAGCGGTTTCGTGTACGCCCTCGCCACCGCCGCCGGGGTGATCGGAGCAGGCATCGCCCACCGGGTGCTCGTCGTCGCCGCCGAGGTGTACTCCACCCTGATCGCCCCGGACGACCGCAGCGCGGGCGTCGTCTTCGCGGACGGTGCGGGCGCGGTGCTGCTGCGCCGGGGCGAGCACGGCGAACCCGGCAGCGTCCTGGGCTTCGACCTCGGCAGTGACGGCTCCGGACACGAGCTGATCGAAGTACCGGGCGGCGGTGCACTCGCCCGGTCCGCGCCCCACCGGTACACCCGGGCGGACCTGCATTTCCGGATGCGGGGACGCGACGTCTTCCAGCACGCCGTCACCCGCATGACCCTGTCCTCACAACTTCTGCTCAAGAACGTCGGCTGGTCGGTGGACGACGTCGACCGGTTCGTCGCGCACCAGGCCAACGCCCGCATCCTGAGCGCCGTCGGCGAACGCATCCCCGTCCCCGCCGACCGACACGTCGCCAACATCGACAAGGTCGGCAACACCGGGGCGGCCTCCATTCCGCTGGCGCTCGCCGACGCCGCCGCAAGCGGCCGGCTCCGCGCCGGGGACCGCGTCCTGCTCACCTCCTTCGGCGCCGGACTCACCTGGGGCTCCGCAGCCCTGCTGTGGCCCGACCTCGGCCCGGTCCCGCCGGTCGACCACGCCGACGGTCCACCGCGCTCCGCCTGA
- a CDS encoding VOC family protein yields the protein MALGLLQVNFKAGDNAVLGRFWAEALGWGASGGTPGVTRVRPEGFAFPESGAICVDVVTVPDPETATCRVHLDLATTSAAHQAELVARLKDLGATPADVGQGDVPWTVLADPEGNVFCVLEPREVYRDTGPIAAVVVDCAEPRALARFWGEALDWTPHEVTDDYAQLHSAQGVGPYLEFLRTPGVLTARNRVHLDVAPHRGDDRAAEVARLRALGATDVDLGQGDVPWTVLADPEGNVFCVLAWG from the coding sequence ATGGCGCTGGGACTGCTTCAGGTGAACTTCAAGGCCGGCGACAACGCCGTGCTCGGCCGGTTCTGGGCGGAGGCGCTCGGCTGGGGTGCTTCCGGCGGGACTCCCGGTGTGACCCGCGTGCGACCCGAGGGCTTTGCCTTTCCGGAGTCCGGAGCCATTTGTGTCGATGTCGTCACGGTGCCGGACCCCGAAACGGCGACATGCCGCGTGCACCTCGATCTCGCCACCACCTCTGCGGCGCATCAGGCGGAGTTGGTCGCGCGTCTGAAGGATCTCGGCGCGACGCCCGCCGATGTGGGCCAGGGCGATGTCCCCTGGACGGTGCTTGCCGACCCGGAGGGCAACGTCTTCTGCGTCCTGGAGCCGCGGGAGGTCTACCGGGACACGGGGCCGATCGCCGCAGTGGTCGTCGACTGCGCGGAGCCGCGGGCCCTTGCCCGCTTCTGGGGCGAGGCGTTGGACTGGACCCCGCACGAGGTGACCGACGATTACGCGCAGCTGCACTCCGCCCAAGGCGTCGGCCCCTACCTGGAGTTTCTTCGCACCCCCGGTGTGCTGACCGCGCGGAACCGCGTCCACCTCGACGTCGCGCCGCACCGCGGTGACGACAGGGCGGCGGAGGTGGCCCGGCTGCGGGCGCTCGGCGCCACGGACGTCGACCTCGGCCAGGGTGACGTCCCGTGGACGGTGCTCGCCGACCCGGAGGGCAACGTCTTCTGCGTCCTTGCCTGGGGCTGA